A stretch of the Arvicanthis niloticus isolate mArvNil1 unplaced genomic scaffold, mArvNil1.pat.X pat_scaffold_327_arrow_ctg1, whole genome shotgun sequence genome encodes the following:
- the LOC117701923 gene encoding A disintegrin and metalloproteinase with thrombospondin motifs 13 isoform X1, whose amino-acid sequence MSQLCLWLMCQPFHAASIRGILTGAIFILGCWGLSDFQKSFLQDLKPKGISSYFGRHAAPLTGHPSSHLQRLRRRRTLEDILHLELLVAVGPDVYQAHQEDTERYVLTNLNIGSELLRNPSLGAQFQVHLVKLIILSNLESTPNITTNITSSLMSVCEWSQTINPHDDRDPSHADLILYITRFDLELPDGNQQVRGVTQLGGACSPSWSCLITEDTGFDLGVTIAHEIGHSFGLDHDGAPGRGSTCEASGHVMASDGAVPTGGALVWSTCSQRQLQHLLSAGQMHCFWDPPGLQSGLTGHQLVAQPGLYYSVDDQCRVAFGSGAIACTFSREGLDACQALSCHTDPLDQSSCSRLLVPLLDGTECGVEKWCSKARCRSLAELAPVAAVHGHWSSWGPPSPCSRSCGGGVITRRRWCNNPRPAFGGRACVGEDLQATMCNTQACEKTQLEFMSEQCAQTDRQPLELSQGTASFYHWDAAMQYSQGGLWACESKALETSARQSSSGDALCRHMCWAVGESFIVSRGDSFLDGTRCVPSGPQEDGTLSLCLSGSCRTFGCDGRMDSQQVWDMCQVCGGDNSTCSSQNGSFTAGRAREYVTFLIVTPNMTSVHIVNRRPLFTHLAVRIQGHYIVAGKTSISSNITYPSLLEDYRLEYRVTLTEDQLPHLEEIHIRGPVREDIEIQVYRRYGGEYGNLTHPDITFTYFQLKQQAAWVWTPKHGPCSVSCGAGLRWVTYSCQDQAQNKWVENAQCQGSPQPSAWQEPCVSAPCSPYWVSGDFSPCSVSCGGGLRERSLHCVEAQDGFLKMLPPARCRAVAQQPATEVENCNSQPCPTRWEVSDPGPCKSSACEAGLDSRNVTCVPRVGDREKPATAGPCRTDEMSPMLEPCFRTTCSPDSGQVGTMSLGEEAPSPVGSDKPGSQAEHVWTPLVGLCSISCGRGLKELYFLCMDSVLKMPVQEELCGVASKPPSRWEVCRVRPCPARWETQVLAPCPVTCGGGQVPLAVRCVRLDHGRPVSVAHSKCWPVPRPHSFEDCSPEPCPARWKVLSLGPCSASCGLGTATQMVACMQLDQGHDNEVNETFCKALVRPLASVPCLVADCAYRWHIGTWTECSVSCGEGIQRRHDTCLGPQAQVPVPANFCQHLPKPVTVRGCWAGPCAGQEISRSLTHTEATLPSQTQAAVTVASLQWTQPQAQARTLFPASQSLGLQENLEEPGACGRQYLEPTGIIDMRSKGQLDCVVAIGRPLGEVLTLQILESSLKCSAGELLLLWGRFTWRKICWKMLGMTFSTKTNTLVVRQHRVVPGGGVLLQYRSRPAPATLHKGCDRQLFGPQGEIVSPSLSPDVRKAGTCRVFISVAPQARIAIRALASDVGTASEGTYANYVLVRDIHSLKTTTFWGQQVLYWESEGSEAELEFSPGFLETHASLQGQYWTIPPRTPEQDKSLVLS is encoded by the exons AGTACTCCAAATATCACAACCAACATCACCTCATCCTTGATGAGTGTCTGTGAGTGGAGCCAGACGATCAACCCCCACGATGACAGAGATCCAAGCCATGCTGACCTGATTCTCTATATAACCAG GTTTGACCTGGAGTTGCCTGATGGTAACCAGCAGGTTCGGGGGGTCACCCAGCTGGGAGGTGCCTGCTCCCCTTCCTGGAGTTGCCTTATCACTGAGGACACTGGCTTTGACCTAGGGGTCACCATCGCCCATGAGATTGGGCACAG CTTCGGGCTGGACCATGATGGTGctccaggcagaggcagcacCTGTGAGGCCAGTGGCCATGTGATGGCATCTGATGGCGCAGTGCCTACTGGAGGGGCCCTGGTGTGGTCCACCTGCAGCCAAAGGCAGCTGCAGCACCTGCTCAG CGCAGGGCAAATGCACTGCTTCTGGGACCCGCCTGGACTGCAGTCAGGACTTACAGGGCACCAGCTGGTGGCACAGCCTGGCCTCTACTACAGTGTAGATGATCAGTGTCGTGTGGCTTTCGGCTCGGGGGCTATCGCCTGCACCTTCTCCAGGGAGGGTCTG GATGCATGCCAGGCTCTGTCCTGCCACACAGACCCCCTGGACCAAAGCAGCTGCAGCCGCCTCCTTGTTCCTCTCCTGGATGGGACAGAATGTGGTGTGGAGAAG TGGTGCTCCAAGGCTCGCTGTCGCTCCCTTGCTGAGCTGGCTCCTGTGGCTGCGGTACATGGACACTGGTCTAGCTGGGGCCCCCCTAGTCCTTGCTCTCGATCCTGTGGAGGAGGTGTGATCACCAGGAGGCGGTGGTGCAACAACCCCAG GCCTGCATTTGGGGGACGTGCATGTGTGGGTGAGGACCTCCAGGCTACGATGTGCAACACGCAG GCTTGTGAGAAGACTCAGCTGGAGTTTATGTCCGAGCAGTGtgcccagacagacagacagccactgGAACTTTCCCAAGGCACTGCCTCCTTCTACCACTGGGATGCTGCCATGCAGTATAGTCAAGGTGGGCTGTGGGCCTGTGAGAGCAAGGCCCTGGAGACTTCTGCCAGGCAGAGCTCTTCAG GAGATGCTCTGTGCAGACACATGTGCTGGGCTGTTGGAGAAAGCTTCATTGTCAGCCGTGGAGACAGTTTCCTAGATGGGACCCGTTGTGTGCCAAGTGGTCCTCAGGAGGATGGGACCCTAAGCCTCTGTTTGTCGGGCAGCTGCAGG ACCTTTGGCTGTGATGGCAGGATGGACTCCCAGCAGGTTTGGGATATGTGCCAGGTGTGTGGAGGAGACAATAGCACCTGCAGTTCACAGAATGGCTCTTTCACAGCTGGGAGAGCTAGAG AATATGTCACGTTCCTGATAGTTACTCCCAATATGACCAGCGTGCACATCGTCAACCGCAGGCCTCTCTTCACACACTTGG CTGTGAGGATCCAGGGCCACTACATCGTGGCTGGGAAGACCAGCATCTCGTCTAACATCACATACCCTTCCCTTCTGGAGGACTACCGCCTGGAGTACAGAGTGACTCTCACTGAGGACCAGCTGCCCCACTTAGAGGAGATTCACATCCGGGGACCTGTCCGGGAGGACATTGAGATCCAG GTGTACAGACGATACGGAGGTGAATATGGGAATCTTACACATCCAGACATCACCTTTACCTACTTTCAACTGAAGCAACAGGCAGCCTGGGTATGGACCCCTAAGCACGGACCCTGCTCAGTGAGCTGTGGAGCAG GGCTGCGCTGGGTGACCTACAGCTGCCAGGATCAAGCTCAAAACAAGTGGGTGGAGAACGCCCAGTGCCAAGGGAGCCCACAGCCATCTGCATGGCAAGAGCCTTGTGTCTCTGCCCCCTGCTCCCCATA TTGGGTATCCGGAGATTTCAGCCCATGTAGCGTGTCTTGTGGTGGGGGCCTACGGGAGCGGTCACTGCATTGTGTGGAAGCCCAAGACGGCTTCTTAAAGATGCTGCCACCAGCCCGGTGCAGAGCGGTAGCCCAGCAGCCAGCAACAGAGGTGGAAAACTGCAACTCCCAGCCCTGTCCCACCAG ATGGGAGGTGTCAGACCCTGGTCCTTGCAAGTCATCTGCCTGTGAAGCAGGTCTGGACTCAAGGAATGTGACATGCGTGCCCAGGGTGGGTGACCGGGAGAAGCCAGCAACTGCAGGTCCCTGCCGCACAGATGAGATGTCACCTATGCTGGAGCCCTGTTTCAGGACTACATGCTCTCCAGACTCGGGTCAG GTGGGCACCATGTCTCTGGGAGAGGAGGCTCCATCCCCAGTAGGCAGTGACAAGCCAGGCTCTCAGGCTGAACATGTGTGGACTCCTCTGGTGGGGCTGTGCTCCATTTCTTGTGGGAGAG GTCTGAAGGAACTGTATTTCCTGTGCATGGATTCTGTCCTCAAGATGCCTGTCCAGGAAGAGCTATGTGGTGTGGCTAGTAAGCCCCCGAGCCGGTGGGAGGTCTGCAGGGTTCGCCCATGTCCTGCTCG GTGGGAGACTCAAGTCTTGGCACCGTGCCCAGTAACCTGTGGAGGCGGGCAAGTGCCACTGGCTGTTCGTTGTGTGCGGCTGGACCATGGCCGCCCTGTGTCTGTAGCTCACTCTAAGTGCTGGCCAGTGCCTAGGCCACACTCCTTTGAGGACTGCAGCCCTGAGCCTTGTCCTGCTAG ATGGAAAGTCCTGTCCCTTGGCCCATGCTCAGCCAGCTGTGGCCTTGGCACTGCCACACAAATGGTGGCCTGCATGCAGCTTGACCAAGGCCATGACAATGAGGTGAATGAAACTTTTTGTAAGGCTCTGGTGCGGCCCCTGGCCAGTGTCCCCTGCCTCGTTGCTGACTGTGCATACCGATGGCACATCGGTACCTGGACAGAG TGCTCTGTCTCCTGTGGGGAAGGCATCCAGCGCCGGCATGACACCTGCCTTGGACCCCAGGCCCAAGTGCCTGTGCCAGCCAACTTCTGCCAACACCTGCCCAAGCCAGTGACTGTGAGAGGCTGCTGGGCTGGACCCTGTGCAGGGCAGGAGATCTCCCGCTCACTGACTCACACGGAAGCTACTCTTCCCAGTCAGACCCAGGCTGCTGTTACTGTTGCCTCTCTGCAGTGGACCCAGCCCCAAGCCCAGGCCCGCACCCTATTCCCAGCCTCCCAGTCTCTGGGGCTCCAGGAAAACCTGGAAGAGCCTG GTGCCTGTGGAAGGCAGTACCTGGAACCCACAGGAATCATTGACATGCGAAGTAAAGGACAGCTAGACTGTGTGGTGGCCATTGGGAGACCTCTAGGTGAAGTGCTGACCCTCCAAATCCTCGAGAGCTCCCTCAAGTGTAGTGCAG gggagctgctgctgctctggggTAGGTTCACATGGAGGAAGATATGCTGGAAGATGCTTGGCATGACTTTCAGCACCAAAACCAACACGTTGGTGGTGAGGCAGCACCGTGTTGTGCCAGGAGGTGGAGTGTTGCTACAGTACCGGAGTCGACCTGCCCCGGCGACCCTCCACAAAG GATGTGACAGGCAGCTCTTTGGACCTCAGGGTGAAATTGTGAGTCCCTCACTGAGCCCAGACGTGAGGAAGGCAGGGACCTGCAGGGTCTTCATCAGTGTGGCTCCACAGGCCCGCATTGCCATCCGTGCCCTGGCCAGTGATGTGGGCACTGCTTCTGAGGGGACCTATGCCAACTATGTCTTG GTCAGGGATATCCACAGTCTGAAGACCACGACATTTTGGGGGCAGCAGGTGCTCTACTGGGAGTCCGAAGGCAGCGAGGCTGAACTGGAGTTTAGCCCTGGCTTCCTGGAGACGCATGCCAGCCTTCAGGGTCAGTACTGGACCATCCCACCGAGGACACCGGAACAGGACAAAAGTCTGGTTCTGTCCTAG
- the LOC117701923 gene encoding A disintegrin and metalloproteinase with thrombospondin motifs 13 isoform X3, whose protein sequence is MSQLCLWLMCQPFHAASIRGILTGAIFILGCWGLSDFQKSFLQDLKPKGISSYFGRHAAPLTGHPSSHLQRLRRRRTLEDILHLELLVAVGPDVYQAHQEDTERYVLTNLNIGSELLRNPSLGAQFQVHLVKLIILSNLESTPNITTNITSSLMSVCEWSQTINPHDDRDPSHADLILYITRFDLELPDGNQQVRGVTQLGGACSPSWSCLITEDTGFDLGVTIAHEIGHSFGLDHDGAPGRGSTCEASGHVMASDGAVPTGGALVWSTCSQRQLQHLLSAGQMHCFWDPPGLQSGLTGHQLVAQPGLYYSVDDQCRVAFGSGAIACTFSREGLDACQALSCHTDPLDQSSCSRLLVPLLDGTECGVEKWCSKARCRSLAELAPVAAVHGHWSSWGPPSPCSRSCGGGVITRRRWCNNPRPAFGGRACVGEDLQATMCNTQACEKTQLEFMSEQCAQTDRQPLELSQGTASFYHWDAAMQYSQGGLWACESKALETSARQSSSGDALCRHMCWAVGESFIVSRGDSFLDGTRCVPSGPQEDGTLSLCLSGSCRTFGCDGRMDSQQVWDMCQVCGGDNSTCSSQNGSFTAGRAREYVTFLIVTPNMTSVHIVNRRPLFTHLAVRIQGHYIVAGKTSISSNITYPSLLEDYRLEYRVTLTEDQLPHLEEIHIRGPVREDIEIQVYRRYGGEYGNLTHPDITFTYFQLKQQAAWVWTPKHGPCSVSCGAGLRWVTYSCQDQAQNKWVENAQCQGSPQPSAWQEPCVSAPCSPYWVSGDFSPCSVSCGGGLRERSLHCVEAQDGFLKMLPPARCRAVAQQPATEVENCNSQPCPTRWEVSDPGPCKSSACEAGLDSRNVTCVPRVGDREKPATAGPCRTDEMSPMLEPCFRTTCSPDSGQVGTMSLGEEAPSPVGSDKPGSQAEHVWTPLVGLCSISCGRGLKELYFLCMDSVLKMPVQEELCGVASKPPSRWEVCRVRPCPARWETQVLAPCPVTCGGGQVPLAVRCVRLDHGRPVSVAHSKCWPVPRPHSFEDCSPEPCPARWKVLSLGPCSASCGLGTATQMVACMQLDQGHDNECSVSCGEGIQRRHDTCLGPQAQVPVPANFCQHLPKPVTVRGCWAGPCAGQEISRSLTHTEATLPSQTQAAVTVASLQWTQPQAQARTLFPASQSLGLQENLEEPGACGRQYLEPTGIIDMRSKGQLDCVVAIGRPLGEVLTLQILESSLKCSAGELLLLWGRFTWRKICWKMLGMTFSTKTNTLVVRQHRVVPGGGVLLQYRSRPAPATLHKGCDRQLFGPQGEIVSPSLSPDVRKAGTCRVFISVAPQARIAIRALASDVGTASEGTYANYVLVRDIHSLKTTTFWGQQVLYWESEGSEAELEFSPGFLETHASLQGQYWTIPPRTPEQDKSLVLS, encoded by the exons AGTACTCCAAATATCACAACCAACATCACCTCATCCTTGATGAGTGTCTGTGAGTGGAGCCAGACGATCAACCCCCACGATGACAGAGATCCAAGCCATGCTGACCTGATTCTCTATATAACCAG GTTTGACCTGGAGTTGCCTGATGGTAACCAGCAGGTTCGGGGGGTCACCCAGCTGGGAGGTGCCTGCTCCCCTTCCTGGAGTTGCCTTATCACTGAGGACACTGGCTTTGACCTAGGGGTCACCATCGCCCATGAGATTGGGCACAG CTTCGGGCTGGACCATGATGGTGctccaggcagaggcagcacCTGTGAGGCCAGTGGCCATGTGATGGCATCTGATGGCGCAGTGCCTACTGGAGGGGCCCTGGTGTGGTCCACCTGCAGCCAAAGGCAGCTGCAGCACCTGCTCAG CGCAGGGCAAATGCACTGCTTCTGGGACCCGCCTGGACTGCAGTCAGGACTTACAGGGCACCAGCTGGTGGCACAGCCTGGCCTCTACTACAGTGTAGATGATCAGTGTCGTGTGGCTTTCGGCTCGGGGGCTATCGCCTGCACCTTCTCCAGGGAGGGTCTG GATGCATGCCAGGCTCTGTCCTGCCACACAGACCCCCTGGACCAAAGCAGCTGCAGCCGCCTCCTTGTTCCTCTCCTGGATGGGACAGAATGTGGTGTGGAGAAG TGGTGCTCCAAGGCTCGCTGTCGCTCCCTTGCTGAGCTGGCTCCTGTGGCTGCGGTACATGGACACTGGTCTAGCTGGGGCCCCCCTAGTCCTTGCTCTCGATCCTGTGGAGGAGGTGTGATCACCAGGAGGCGGTGGTGCAACAACCCCAG GCCTGCATTTGGGGGACGTGCATGTGTGGGTGAGGACCTCCAGGCTACGATGTGCAACACGCAG GCTTGTGAGAAGACTCAGCTGGAGTTTATGTCCGAGCAGTGtgcccagacagacagacagccactgGAACTTTCCCAAGGCACTGCCTCCTTCTACCACTGGGATGCTGCCATGCAGTATAGTCAAGGTGGGCTGTGGGCCTGTGAGAGCAAGGCCCTGGAGACTTCTGCCAGGCAGAGCTCTTCAG GAGATGCTCTGTGCAGACACATGTGCTGGGCTGTTGGAGAAAGCTTCATTGTCAGCCGTGGAGACAGTTTCCTAGATGGGACCCGTTGTGTGCCAAGTGGTCCTCAGGAGGATGGGACCCTAAGCCTCTGTTTGTCGGGCAGCTGCAGG ACCTTTGGCTGTGATGGCAGGATGGACTCCCAGCAGGTTTGGGATATGTGCCAGGTGTGTGGAGGAGACAATAGCACCTGCAGTTCACAGAATGGCTCTTTCACAGCTGGGAGAGCTAGAG AATATGTCACGTTCCTGATAGTTACTCCCAATATGACCAGCGTGCACATCGTCAACCGCAGGCCTCTCTTCACACACTTGG CTGTGAGGATCCAGGGCCACTACATCGTGGCTGGGAAGACCAGCATCTCGTCTAACATCACATACCCTTCCCTTCTGGAGGACTACCGCCTGGAGTACAGAGTGACTCTCACTGAGGACCAGCTGCCCCACTTAGAGGAGATTCACATCCGGGGACCTGTCCGGGAGGACATTGAGATCCAG GTGTACAGACGATACGGAGGTGAATATGGGAATCTTACACATCCAGACATCACCTTTACCTACTTTCAACTGAAGCAACAGGCAGCCTGGGTATGGACCCCTAAGCACGGACCCTGCTCAGTGAGCTGTGGAGCAG GGCTGCGCTGGGTGACCTACAGCTGCCAGGATCAAGCTCAAAACAAGTGGGTGGAGAACGCCCAGTGCCAAGGGAGCCCACAGCCATCTGCATGGCAAGAGCCTTGTGTCTCTGCCCCCTGCTCCCCATA TTGGGTATCCGGAGATTTCAGCCCATGTAGCGTGTCTTGTGGTGGGGGCCTACGGGAGCGGTCACTGCATTGTGTGGAAGCCCAAGACGGCTTCTTAAAGATGCTGCCACCAGCCCGGTGCAGAGCGGTAGCCCAGCAGCCAGCAACAGAGGTGGAAAACTGCAACTCCCAGCCCTGTCCCACCAG ATGGGAGGTGTCAGACCCTGGTCCTTGCAAGTCATCTGCCTGTGAAGCAGGTCTGGACTCAAGGAATGTGACATGCGTGCCCAGGGTGGGTGACCGGGAGAAGCCAGCAACTGCAGGTCCCTGCCGCACAGATGAGATGTCACCTATGCTGGAGCCCTGTTTCAGGACTACATGCTCTCCAGACTCGGGTCAG GTGGGCACCATGTCTCTGGGAGAGGAGGCTCCATCCCCAGTAGGCAGTGACAAGCCAGGCTCTCAGGCTGAACATGTGTGGACTCCTCTGGTGGGGCTGTGCTCCATTTCTTGTGGGAGAG GTCTGAAGGAACTGTATTTCCTGTGCATGGATTCTGTCCTCAAGATGCCTGTCCAGGAAGAGCTATGTGGTGTGGCTAGTAAGCCCCCGAGCCGGTGGGAGGTCTGCAGGGTTCGCCCATGTCCTGCTCG GTGGGAGACTCAAGTCTTGGCACCGTGCCCAGTAACCTGTGGAGGCGGGCAAGTGCCACTGGCTGTTCGTTGTGTGCGGCTGGACCATGGCCGCCCTGTGTCTGTAGCTCACTCTAAGTGCTGGCCAGTGCCTAGGCCACACTCCTTTGAGGACTGCAGCCCTGAGCCTTGTCCTGCTAG ATGGAAAGTCCTGTCCCTTGGCCCATGCTCAGCCAGCTGTGGCCTTGGCACTGCCACACAAATGGTGGCCTGCATGCAGCTTGACCAAGGCCATGACAATGAG TGCTCTGTCTCCTGTGGGGAAGGCATCCAGCGCCGGCATGACACCTGCCTTGGACCCCAGGCCCAAGTGCCTGTGCCAGCCAACTTCTGCCAACACCTGCCCAAGCCAGTGACTGTGAGAGGCTGCTGGGCTGGACCCTGTGCAGGGCAGGAGATCTCCCGCTCACTGACTCACACGGAAGCTACTCTTCCCAGTCAGACCCAGGCTGCTGTTACTGTTGCCTCTCTGCAGTGGACCCAGCCCCAAGCCCAGGCCCGCACCCTATTCCCAGCCTCCCAGTCTCTGGGGCTCCAGGAAAACCTGGAAGAGCCTG GTGCCTGTGGAAGGCAGTACCTGGAACCCACAGGAATCATTGACATGCGAAGTAAAGGACAGCTAGACTGTGTGGTGGCCATTGGGAGACCTCTAGGTGAAGTGCTGACCCTCCAAATCCTCGAGAGCTCCCTCAAGTGTAGTGCAG gggagctgctgctgctctggggTAGGTTCACATGGAGGAAGATATGCTGGAAGATGCTTGGCATGACTTTCAGCACCAAAACCAACACGTTGGTGGTGAGGCAGCACCGTGTTGTGCCAGGAGGTGGAGTGTTGCTACAGTACCGGAGTCGACCTGCCCCGGCGACCCTCCACAAAG GATGTGACAGGCAGCTCTTTGGACCTCAGGGTGAAATTGTGAGTCCCTCACTGAGCCCAGACGTGAGGAAGGCAGGGACCTGCAGGGTCTTCATCAGTGTGGCTCCACAGGCCCGCATTGCCATCCGTGCCCTGGCCAGTGATGTGGGCACTGCTTCTGAGGGGACCTATGCCAACTATGTCTTG GTCAGGGATATCCACAGTCTGAAGACCACGACATTTTGGGGGCAGCAGGTGCTCTACTGGGAGTCCGAAGGCAGCGAGGCTGAACTGGAGTTTAGCCCTGGCTTCCTGGAGACGCATGCCAGCCTTCAGGGTCAGTACTGGACCATCCCACCGAGGACACCGGAACAGGACAAAAGTCTGGTTCTGTCCTAG